The following are encoded together in the Planctobacterium marinum genome:
- a CDS encoding LysR family transcriptional regulator, with the protein MKQLSLENLRTFVTVVELDGFSRAGEVLGRSQPAVSLQIKKLEEQLGTRLFQKQGQRQVVNHAGQKLYELAIPLLKQNDHIFQFFAEKPVSGNLRLGIPSEFATQLLPSIIGSFNNMYPDVTLEVTSSLSASLLEKHRSKPFDLLLTIAAQNDAEIHAEAEGFTLTDELVWVGSEKQAINQSSVDLVVAPEGCRYREQLLRSLNSAGLHHHIRYTISDITGISAAIQQGLGITALAKSTVPDNLVIIENTALPPLGKIAIQLSVRHQRNKEATDKLAEFIRTRLAVNLSH; encoded by the coding sequence CTGGGACGCTCGCAGCCTGCGGTTAGTTTGCAAATCAAAAAACTGGAAGAGCAATTAGGCACGCGCCTATTTCAAAAGCAAGGACAGCGCCAGGTAGTTAACCACGCCGGGCAAAAGCTTTATGAACTGGCCATTCCCCTGTTAAAGCAAAATGATCACATCTTTCAGTTCTTCGCAGAGAAACCGGTTTCGGGGAACCTACGTTTGGGGATCCCCAGCGAGTTTGCCACACAACTCTTACCTTCCATTATTGGCTCTTTTAACAATATGTATCCAGATGTCACCCTGGAAGTCACCTCGTCATTGAGTGCCTCATTGCTGGAAAAACACCGTAGCAAACCCTTTGATTTACTGCTCACCATCGCCGCACAAAACGATGCCGAAATTCACGCTGAAGCGGAGGGGTTTACCCTGACGGATGAGTTAGTTTGGGTGGGCTCGGAAAAACAAGCTATTAACCAAAGCTCAGTAGATTTAGTGGTGGCACCAGAGGGCTGTCGCTATCGAGAGCAATTGTTACGCAGTCTGAATAGTGCCGGTTTACACCACCATATTCGCTACACTATTTCCGATATTACCGGCATTAGTGCCGCGATACAGCAAGGCCTGGGAATAACTGCTTTAGCCAAAAGTACCGTGCCAGATAATTTGGTCATTATCGAAAATACCGCCCTGCCCCCGTTGGGCAAAATTGCCATTCAACTTAGCGTGCGTCATCAGCGCAATAAAGAAGCCACAGACAAACTAGCCGAATTTATTCGCACCCGTCTGGCGGTGAATCTCAGCCATTGA
- a CDS encoding MarR family winged helix-turn-helix transcriptional regulator, producing MTQRDPLALDNQLCFALYSTSLAMTQAYKPLLEPLGLTYTQYTIMLILWEQDGVTLKSIADRLGQKSGSLTPVIKRMESQGLVKRIRGKEDDRALSIALTESGKVLRTQGLEVNRCLAESCGISLQEMETLKTTLLELKTRISKI from the coding sequence ATGACACAACGAGATCCCTTAGCGCTGGACAACCAGCTTTGTTTTGCCCTGTATTCCACCTCACTGGCTATGACCCAAGCTTACAAGCCATTGTTGGAGCCACTGGGTCTCACCTACACCCAGTACACCATTATGCTGATTTTATGGGAACAAGATGGTGTCACTCTGAAATCTATTGCAGATCGCCTGGGACAAAAATCAGGCTCGCTCACGCCGGTAATTAAACGCATGGAAAGCCAAGGGCTGGTTAAACGTATTCGCGGAAAAGAAGACGATAGAGCACTCAGCATTGCCCTTACTGAATCGGGCAAAGTTTTGCGAACCCAAGGACTAGAAGTAAATCGTTGTCTGGCGGAGAGTTGCGGTATTTCATTACAAGAAATGGAAACATTAAAAACAACCCTGCTGGAACTAAAGACAAGAATCTCAAAAATATAA
- a CDS encoding organic hydroperoxide resistance protein yields the protein MNPVYTTSATSTGGRDGQSASEDSRLSVKLSTPKELGGAGGEGTNPEQLFAAGYSACFIGAMKFVAAQAKLTLPDDLSVKATIGIGQNDKGPGFAISAALSVSLPGLDKAVAEDLIAKAHQVCPYSNATRGNVDVQLALAS from the coding sequence ATGAATCCAGTATATACAACCTCTGCTACCTCAACTGGCGGTCGCGACGGCCAATCTGCTTCAGAAGATAGTCGTTTATCTGTAAAGTTAAGTACTCCCAAAGAGCTGGGTGGTGCGGGCGGTGAAGGCACTAACCCAGAGCAGTTATTTGCTGCCGGATATTCAGCCTGTTTTATCGGTGCCATGAAGTTTGTCGCCGCTCAGGCAAAGCTGACCTTACCGGACGATTTATCCGTAAAAGCCACAATTGGTATTGGTCAGAACGACAAAGGACCAGGGTTTGCTATTTCTGCAGCCTTGTCTGTGTCTTTGCCTGGGCTGGATAAAGCCGTTGCCGAAGATCTCATCGCCAAAGCCCATCAGGTTTGCCCCTACTCCAATGCCACACGCGGTAATGTAGATGTGCAGCTAGCATTGGCAAGCTAA